The Brachyhypopomus gauderio isolate BG-103 unplaced genomic scaffold, BGAUD_0.2 sc138, whole genome shotgun sequence genome contains a region encoding:
- the LOC143500233 gene encoding LOW QUALITY PROTEIN: ras-related protein Rab7 (The sequence of the model RefSeq protein was modified relative to this genomic sequence to represent the inferred CDS: deleted 2 bases in 1 codon; substituted 1 base at 1 genomic stop codon), whose product MAVWRKSYLKVVLVGNSNLGKSXIMTRFVDHRFSNTYRATIGVNFLTKEMTVDQGTIILQIWDTAGTERFHSLGASLYRRAHCCLLVFDVTSAASFRALDGWQKEFIAQSFPTEPIDFPFVVLVNKTDRDAREVSVSCAQLWCEAVGALYLESGSAKEGTAVDTAFGAAARIVLRYESQKPF is encoded by the exons ATGGCGGTGTGGAGGAAATCTTATCTGAAAGTGGTTCTGGTAGGTAACTCTAA TCTGGGGAAATCTTAAATTATGACTCGATTTGTGGACCATCGATTCTCTAAC ACGTATCGTGCTACCATTGGGGTGAATTTCCTAACTAAAGAGATGACCGTGGACCAAGGCACAATTATCCTTCAG ATCTGGGACACTGCAGGCACAGAGAGGTTCCACTCGTTGGGTGCGTCCCTGTACCGCAGGGCTCACTGCTGCCTCCTAGTGTTTGATGTGACCTCAGCAGCGTCCTTTAGAGCTCTCGATGGCTGGCAGAAAGAGTTCATCGCACAGTCGTTCCCCACTGAGCCCATAGACTTCCCCTTCGTCGTCCTCGTCAATAAAACTGACCGGGACGCCCGAGAG GTTTCCGTGAGCTGTGCACAGCTGTGGTGCGAGGCTGTGGGTGCCCTGTATCTCGAGTCA GGTAGTGCTAAGGAAGGCACAGCCGTGGACACAGCCTTTGGAGCAGCAGCGAGAATTGTTCTCCGCTATGAGAGTCAAAAGCCATTTTAG